The following proteins are encoded in a genomic region of Saccharopolyspora antimicrobica:
- a CDS encoding thioester reductase domain-containing protein translates to MSLRSVLLTGVTGSLGSRLCDELLRRTSATIYCLVRAEDEAAAVARLSGLPYAASERVVAVAGDVRSPELGLGGRAWDALAETIGAVFHCAATVNLQAPYDLLAPTNVGGTRVLASLAARSTELTGRTCDFHFVSTLGVFINLGNRGVEFVDETFVPTEDSAGELGYPTTKVVAERELRAAAERGGLRLTVHRPGLITGDSRTGRTSDSDLLVPALQACLELGSVPDGAGETPADTVDTVARCIVELASRPAALGASYHLVRREPLPLMRAIDALGRRGHRLGTIPREQWWEMVQEHSLDSGNLTLAMMSEVSRYMFAVGRRTPRIRADATWAALTAAGVSAPPLDDALFDRVVGSLEADGKLAAPSETRTAVRI, encoded by the coding sequence ATGAGCCTCCGGTCCGTCCTGCTGACCGGGGTGACCGGATCCCTCGGCAGCAGGCTCTGCGACGAACTGCTGCGGCGGACGTCCGCGACGATCTACTGCCTGGTCCGCGCCGAGGACGAGGCGGCGGCCGTCGCGAGGCTGAGCGGACTTCCGTACGCGGCCTCCGAACGGGTGGTCGCCGTGGCCGGGGACGTGCGCAGTCCCGAGCTCGGCCTCGGCGGCCGGGCCTGGGACGCGCTGGCCGAGACGATCGGGGCGGTCTTCCACTGCGCCGCCACCGTCAACCTCCAGGCGCCCTACGACCTCCTGGCGCCCACGAACGTCGGTGGCACCCGCGTGCTGGCGAGCCTGGCCGCGCGGAGCACCGAGCTGACGGGCAGGACCTGCGACTTCCACTTCGTGTCGACGCTGGGCGTGTTCATCAACCTGGGAAACCGGGGCGTCGAGTTCGTGGACGAGACGTTCGTCCCCACCGAGGACAGCGCGGGGGAGCTGGGCTACCCCACGACCAAGGTGGTGGCCGAGCGGGAGCTGCGGGCCGCCGCGGAACGCGGCGGGCTGCGGCTCACGGTCCACCGGCCCGGCCTCATCACCGGCGACTCGCGAACGGGACGCACGTCGGACTCCGACCTGCTGGTGCCCGCGCTGCAGGCCTGCTTGGAGCTCGGCTCGGTCCCCGACGGCGCCGGCGAGACGCCCGCGGACACCGTCGACACGGTCGCCCGGTGCATCGTCGAACTCGCTTCCCGCCCAGCTGCGCTGGGCGCGAGCTACCACCTCGTGCGCCGCGAGCCGCTGCCGCTCATGCGCGCGATCGACGCACTGGGCCGCCGTGGCCACCGGCTCGGAACGATCCCGCGCGAGCAGTGGTGGGAGATGGTCCAGGAGCACTCCCTGGACTCCGGGAACCTGACCCTGGCCATGATGAGCGAGGTGTCCCGCTACATGTTCGCCGTCGGACGGCGGACTCCGCGGATCCGCGCGGATGCCACGTGGGCCGCGCTCACCGCCGCCGGCGTCAGCGCGCCACCTCTCGACGACGCGCTCTTCGATCGCGTCGTCGGCTCGCTGGAGGCGGACGGCAAGCTGGCGGCTCCTTCGGAAACGCGCACGGCGGTCCGGATCTGA